Part of the Paenibacillus sp. FSL R7-0273 genome is shown below.
GGAAAAGGTTATAAGATCCTCAGAGCTGATAGCAATATTTGATATATCAATTGAGAAATCCTCTAAGGTATCTAAACAGTTTATTCTTCATTCCGGACAGGACAAGAAATTGGAACGGATCGGTGAAGAGGAAGCCAAATCCATTGTCGTCACCAAGAATACGGTATACTACTCCCCCATTTCCTCCTCCACTCTCAAAAAAAGAGCCAAAATCTTGTTGGAAATATAAATCGTTGAGGTTATAAGAGATAATCTGAAAGAAGTAGGTGAAGGCATGTCAATGAATCAACCGACATATGATGAGAGCCAGATTCAGGTGCTTGAAGGGCTGGAAGCGGTCCGGAAGCGTCCCGGCAT
Proteins encoded:
- the remB gene encoding extracellular matrix regulator RemB; translation: MYIHLGGEKVIRSSELIAIFDISIEKSSKVSKQFILHSGQDKKLERIGEEEAKSIVVTKNTVYYSPISSSTLKKRAKILLEI